In the genome of Listeria cossartiae subsp. cossartiae, one region contains:
- a CDS encoding class I mannose-6-phosphate isomerase, whose protein sequence is MTTYDLAPEVNIHQFDGAWAGYKDIAAELRAAIEKKKQEKLIIAIECYPGTRNEEIASELLPLLPVENAIFADEWALNNEEVTRMIQAHLTDDRVFGIMSHYEVSEFYPKEKLAKIQAEIAASKGLTIVYGTGATVIAPNPDILIYADLARWEIQCRYRGENKPNWKANNTDEDALRKFKRGYFFEWRMADRQKKKLYQQVDFLLDTNKKNEPKMVRGEDYRNGLKQVSKAPFRVVPYFDASVWGGQWMKHNFGLDPAADNYGWAFDGVPEENSLYMRFGDIRIEVPSTNVVNHFPNELLGPKVHSRFGTEFPIRFDYLDTVGGGNLSLQVHPLVEYAQDKFGIHYTQDESYYILEADNDSTVYLGTKEGTTKEAIMTDLEKAAEGNYRFPDEKYINVFPVKKHDHILIPAGTIHCGGPSTVVLEISATPYIFTFKLWDWERTGLDGMPRPVHLAHGKENLQLDRDTNWVKENLINQFETLHEDNTSKVERTGLHELEFIETHRHWFKETVTVHTNESVNMLNLVEGTSAMVESIDDSFAPFEVHYGETFIVPAIIGTYQIRNTSDREEVAVIQAFVRNL, encoded by the coding sequence TTGACCACGTACGATTTAGCACCCGAAGTGAATATCCACCAATTTGATGGTGCTTGGGCGGGTTACAAAGATATTGCTGCGGAGTTACGAGCTGCCATTGAAAAAAAGAAACAAGAAAAATTGATTATTGCCATTGAATGCTATCCAGGAACGAGAAATGAAGAAATTGCTTCCGAACTACTACCGTTATTACCCGTCGAGAACGCTATCTTCGCGGATGAATGGGCATTAAATAATGAAGAAGTTACCAGAATGATTCAAGCTCATTTAACAGATGACCGGGTGTTTGGTATTATGTCCCATTATGAAGTGAGCGAATTTTATCCAAAAGAAAAACTCGCAAAAATCCAAGCTGAAATTGCTGCTAGTAAAGGACTCACCATTGTTTATGGAACGGGAGCAACCGTAATAGCTCCAAACCCTGACATCCTAATTTATGCCGATTTAGCACGTTGGGAAATCCAGTGCCGTTACCGCGGAGAGAATAAGCCTAATTGGAAAGCAAACAATACAGATGAAGATGCACTTCGTAAATTTAAACGTGGCTATTTCTTTGAATGGCGTATGGCTGATCGTCAAAAGAAAAAACTCTATCAACAAGTAGACTTCTTACTTGATACAAATAAAAAAAATGAACCCAAAATGGTACGCGGAGAAGATTATCGAAATGGCTTAAAACAAGTTTCCAAAGCCCCATTTAGAGTAGTCCCTTACTTCGATGCAAGTGTTTGGGGCGGCCAGTGGATGAAACATAATTTTGGACTTGATCCAGCTGCCGACAATTACGGTTGGGCATTTGACGGCGTTCCCGAAGAAAATAGTCTATATATGCGTTTTGGAGATATTCGAATTGAAGTCCCTTCCACCAACGTAGTCAACCATTTTCCAAATGAATTGCTTGGACCAAAAGTGCATAGTCGTTTCGGTACAGAATTCCCGATTCGTTTCGACTATCTCGATACTGTTGGCGGGGGCAATTTGAGTCTGCAAGTCCATCCTTTAGTAGAATATGCGCAAGATAAGTTCGGCATTCATTATACACAAGATGAAAGTTACTATATTTTAGAAGCAGATAACGATTCCACTGTTTACCTTGGAACAAAAGAAGGCACAACAAAAGAAGCGATTATGACCGATTTAGAAAAAGCCGCTGAAGGAAATTACCGTTTTCCTGATGAAAAATATATTAACGTTTTCCCTGTAAAAAAACACGACCACATCTTAATCCCTGCTGGAACAATTCATTGCGGCGGCCCAAGCACCGTTGTTTTAGAAATTAGCGCAACTCCTTATATTTTCACGTTTAAACTGTGGGACTGGGAACGAACAGGCCTCGACGGCATGCCCCGCCCCGTTCATTTAGCGCACGGCAAAGAAAACTTACAACTTGACCGCGACACAAACTGGGTAAAAGAGAATTTAATAAACCAATTTGAAACTTTACACGAAGATAATACTTCAAAAGTAGAGCGCACTGGTTTGCATGAATTAGAATTTATCGAAACCCACCGCCACTGGTTTAAAGAAACAGTTACCGTCCACACAAATGAAAGTGTCAATATGCTCAATTTGGTAGAAGGAACAAGCGCTATGGTTGAAAGTATCGATGACTCCTTTGCACCATTTGAAGTACATTACGGAGAAACATTTATCGTTCCTGCGATTATTGGAACTTATCAAATTAGAAATACAAGCGATCGTGAAGAAGTTGCTGTTATTCAAGCATTTGTACGTAATCTATAG
- a CDS encoding GntR family transcriptional regulator, whose amino-acid sequence MEKSGFVADPIYGEIKNEIMANTLESGEKVDIDDIMKRFQVSKRVAFSALHCLHKSGILCKNSGGNGFSVAVNSEAQHREKSRVKLAFFHLNYAVQKLQEQDAEICATCLRKELVYIKLAVAEQDTDVFINHVKNFYACMIHYTEMPAMEKNIDILSQTLRNMKNMNEKPLFEDFTMDVTETLEELVTHLEAKEFEKCHLVIQRFYDKNISIFFSESKNPV is encoded by the coding sequence ATGGAAAAAAGTGGATTTGTTGCAGATCCGATTTACGGAGAAATCAAGAATGAGATAATGGCTAACACTTTGGAAAGTGGCGAGAAAGTGGATATAGACGACATCATGAAACGATTTCAGGTCAGCAAACGAGTAGCTTTTAGTGCGCTTCATTGTTTACATAAAAGTGGTATATTATGCAAAAACAGCGGAGGAAATGGTTTTTCAGTTGCAGTGAATAGTGAAGCCCAGCATCGCGAAAAATCACGAGTAAAGTTAGCTTTTTTTCATCTGAATTATGCGGTACAGAAACTACAAGAACAAGACGCAGAAATTTGCGCAACATGCCTTCGTAAAGAGCTAGTATATATCAAACTGGCTGTTGCGGAACAAGATACAGATGTATTTATTAATCATGTGAAAAACTTTTATGCTTGTATGATTCACTATACTGAAATGCCGGCGATGGAGAAAAATATCGATATTCTTAGCCAAACGCTGCGAAATATGAAAAACATGAATGAAAAGCCGCTTTTTGAAGATTTTACGATGGACGTGACAGAGACCTTAGAGGAATTAGTGACACATCTAGAAGCAAAAGAATTTGAAAAATGCCACTTGGTCATTCAAAGATTTTACGATAAAAATATTTCAATCTTTTTTTCAGAATCAAAAAACCCCGTATGA
- a CDS encoding GNAT family N-acetyltransferase, which produces MQIRLSKREDAASMIELEHLVWTPGTTPGNIHFDSEADFLLKCPPGSKIVVVTEDKVVGILGYKSPIPLASNKHVVEIDIAVHPDFQRAGIGQLLMDKMKEVAREKGYIKISLRVLSINQKAIHFYEKNGFKQEGLLEKEFIIQGEFVDDILMAYFL; this is translated from the coding sequence ATGCAAATTAGACTATCTAAGCGCGAAGATGCTGCTTCTATGATTGAATTAGAACATTTAGTTTGGACGCCGGGAACAACACCCGGCAATATTCATTTTGATAGTGAGGCAGACTTTTTACTTAAATGCCCTCCTGGTTCCAAAATAGTTGTCGTAACGGAGGATAAAGTCGTTGGGATTCTTGGCTATAAGTCGCCTATCCCACTCGCGTCCAATAAACACGTAGTAGAAATCGATATCGCTGTCCATCCTGACTTCCAGCGTGCCGGTATCGGTCAACTTTTAATGGACAAAATGAAAGAAGTTGCTCGCGAAAAAGGCTACATTAAAATCTCCTTACGCGTTCTATCAATTAATCAAAAAGCAATTCACTTTTATGAAAAAAATGGCTTTAAACAAGAAGGCTTGCTCGAAAAAGAATTTATTATTCAAGGTGAATTTGTCGATGATATTTTAATGGCTTATTTCCTCTGA
- a CDS encoding ABC transporter permease, with protein sequence MSKFWVITKQVYKRRVKTKSFLISLLFPVLIAALIAGIPKMVDYFDSTSDVTKIVVLSDDPVFAKALAADKNHFNVNTDINDKKAAQSALKNGKIDGFVTITQENDTVGAVYTTQETAGQDVITRLTEDLTATKIAEKAAAYKITNEQLQSITSPVSVTNDLESNNQLTNHEKDVMSAAVLVLTLVIFIFVMSYANIVASEIATEKGTRIMEVILSSVSATTHLFAKLTAIIFMLLTQIGFYVICGAVVLIAGRNTEMVQNVLDQIAVFPAYYLVLNLLFVILGLLLYILLAAMIGSMVPNVETVAQFIYPMTILAIIGYWGSIAAANAPDNMLVIIGSYIPTFSPMMMLARMDLLSVSTIGIFSSLAILLASVIGAFFLTVRLYQGNVLLYSNDGLWKTWKTSLSYAKRK encoded by the coding sequence TGAAAACCAAATCATTTTTAATTTCGCTATTATTTCCCGTTTTAATCGCCGCACTCATCGCGGGCATTCCGAAAATGGTGGATTACTTTGATTCTACTAGCGACGTCACGAAAATCGTGGTGCTGTCTGATGATCCAGTTTTTGCCAAAGCCTTAGCTGCGGACAAAAACCATTTCAACGTAAATACAGACATCAACGACAAAAAAGCCGCCCAGTCCGCTTTGAAAAACGGTAAAATAGACGGATTTGTCACAATTACGCAAGAAAATGATACAGTTGGCGCGGTTTATACAACCCAAGAAACAGCTGGACAAGACGTAATTACGCGTTTAACAGAAGATCTTACAGCTACCAAAATCGCCGAAAAGGCCGCTGCCTATAAAATCACCAATGAGCAATTGCAGTCGATTACCTCTCCAGTTTCAGTAACCAATGATTTAGAGTCCAACAACCAGCTCACTAACCATGAAAAAGATGTTATGAGTGCAGCCGTACTCGTTTTAACACTAGTTATTTTCATTTTCGTCATGAGTTACGCAAACATTGTTGCATCGGAAATCGCTACAGAAAAAGGCACACGCATTATGGAAGTTATTTTATCCAGCGTTTCAGCAACAACACATTTATTCGCCAAATTAACAGCGATTATTTTCATGCTTCTGACGCAAATTGGTTTTTATGTCATTTGTGGTGCGGTCGTTCTGATTGCTGGTCGCAACACCGAAATGGTTCAAAATGTATTAGATCAAATTGCCGTTTTCCCAGCATATTACCTTGTGCTAAATTTACTATTTGTTATTCTAGGTTTATTGTTATATATTTTACTCGCAGCAATGATTGGTTCGATGGTCCCAAATGTCGAAACCGTTGCGCAGTTTATTTATCCGATGACGATTCTCGCTATTATCGGCTACTGGGGATCGATTGCAGCAGCTAATGCACCAGACAATATGCTTGTTATCATTGGTTCGTATATTCCGACCTTCTCACCAATGATGATGCTAGCGCGAATGGACTTATTATCCGTTTCAACTATTGGTATCTTTAGTTCACTCGCCATTTTACTTGCGAGCGTTATCGGCGCCTTTTTCCTCACAGTCCGCCTTTATCAAGGGAATGTCCTGCTATACAGCAACGACGGCTTGTGGAAAACATGGAAAACCTCGCTATCCTATGCAAAAAGAAAATAA